From Lonchura striata isolate bLonStr1 chromosome 3, bLonStr1.mat, whole genome shotgun sequence, one genomic window encodes:
- the FAM110C gene encoding protein FAM110C, whose product MPAEVSRAVGMHAISDLHSSLPLRLLNKGPEYLRRQLEAGKPGRKSAVERLAADKAKYVKSQQVIGARQDPVIALSSASESSGETCSVESRAASRAAGRGAGAAPLELGKAGGSCPAPLRHGPPIARRSTKRQVRPDSLVIYRQKCELGRGQGQDSSRGNLVRRIFNGSVKEKQLASPALPRVMEDIAATESTEPLSAKDGDHEPNDHGAVQTIPVSTEGSGVCTKEHEKPSKLSTPPEEVKEVKRRGLHRSQSDISSRYSKSFADFETFFKYCGLEQEVIEDLGRENFSVVSDNVSFKIRSISVATSESEFTRHSGDEGLLEDELTEQVPSSTSVIERNARIIKWLYTCKKATETSKVIQELA is encoded by the coding sequence ATGCCAGCTGAAGTCTCCCGGGCCGTGGGAATGCACGCCATCTCCGACCTGCACTCCTCCCTCCCCCTGCGGCTCCTCAACAAGGGGCCCGAGTACCTCCGCCGGCAGCTGGAGGCCGGCAAGCCGGGCAGGAAAAGTGCCGTGGAGAGGCTGGCCGCCGATAAGGCCAAGTACGTGAAGAGCCAGCAGGTCATCGGCGCCAGGCAGGATCCCGTCATCGCGCTCAGCTCAGCCTCGGAGAGCAGCGGCGAGACCTGCTCCGTGGAGAGCAGAGCGGCGAGCCGggccgcgggcagaggggcgggcgcggcgcccCTGGAGCTGGGCAAGGCGGggggctcctgcccggccccccTGCGCCACGGCCCCCCCATCGCCAGGCGCAGCACCAAGAGGCAGGTGCGGCCGGATTCCCTGGTGATCTACCGTCAGAAATGTGAGCTCGGCAGAGGTCAGGGCCAGGACAGCTCACGGGGGAACTTGGTGAGGAGGATCTTCAATGGGTCCGTGAAGGAGAAGCAGCTGGCTTCCCCTGCGTTGCCCAGAGTCATGGAGGACATCGCAGCCACCGAGAGCACTGAGCCTCTCTCAGCAAAAGATGGTGACCATGAGCCAAACGACCATGGAGCGGTGCAGACTATCCCTGTGAGCACTGAAGGGTCAGGGGTATGTACAAAAGAGCATGAGAAACCCTCAAAACTGAGTACGCCTCCTGAAGAGGTCAAGGAGGTGAAGAGGAGAGGTCTCCATCGCTCCCAGTCAGACATCAGCTCTCGCTACTCCAAGTCCTTCGCTGactttgaaacatttttcaagTACTgtggcctggagcaggaggtcATTGAGGATCTTGGGAGAGAAAACTTCTCCGTGGTGTCTGACAATGTCTCCTTCAAGATCCGCAGCATCAGCGTGGCAACATCGGAGAGCGAGTTCACGAGGCACAGCGGGGATGAGGGGCTGCTGGAGGATGAACTCACCGAGCAggtccccagcagcacctctgtgATCGAGCGCAACGCTCGGATAATCAAATGGTTGTACACGTGTAAGAAAGCCACGGAGACCAGTAAGGTGATCCAGGAACTGGCATGA